In Epinephelus fuscoguttatus linkage group LG15, E.fuscoguttatus.final_Chr_v1, a genomic segment contains:
- the LOC125902486 gene encoding rap guanine nucleotide exchange factor 4-like isoform X2, whose protein sequence is MESGSNNDRLADKDNMNSDSANKAHNKIPSEKLQRAGKVLRNAILSRAPHMIRDRKYHLKTYRQCCVGTELVDWLVLQSACVLTRSHAVGMWQALLEEGVLNHVDQELGFQDKYLFYRFLDDEEEDTPLPSEEEKRESEEELPETILFLAQIGPDALLRMILRKSPGQRTGDDLEIIYDELLHIKALAHLSNTVKRELASVVIFESHAKAGTVLFNQGEEGTSWYIIQKGSVNVVIYGKGVVCTLHEGDDFGKLALVTDSPRAASIVLREDNCHFLRVDKEDFNRILRDVEANTVRLKEHEQAVLVLEKSPRASTLGSIKYTVISGTPEKILEHFLETMRMDIHHSEPDPAVDDFVLMHSVFMPNSQLCPLLMAHYHAASPPGSEQERMEYALNSKRRALILALRWANTHTYLLQEEPAAISFLEELYGSLSNDSRMLRALKDLVPDLEKIVKLHSEEAKSTKKKTLIRQFSNGEERLQKKQPIRNHDDILLKVYCSDHTYTTIRVAVAATGREVISAVTDKISTTDELVLVHLSSASEKQILKPNDVSVFSTLGINGRLFACPRDQLSGLTPLPDQEGPSAGSMSTFELMSSKDLAYQMTMFDWELFSCVHEHELLYHTFGRQSFRRTTANLDLFLRRFNQVQLWVVTEVCLCGQLSKRVQLLKKFIKIAAHCREFKNLNSFFAIIMGMSNPAVSRLSQTWEKLPTKFKKFYAEFESMMDPSRNHRSYRLTVTKLEPPIIPFMPLLLKDMTFTHEGNKTFIDSMVNFEKMRIIANTIRQVRHCRSQPFNPDICQPNKNQADVRGYVRKLCVVDNQRALTQLSYRLEPRRT, encoded by the exons ATGGAGAGTGGATCCAACAATGACA GACTCGCAGACAAAGACAACATGAACTCAGACTCTGCAAACAAAGCTCACAACAAG ATCCCTTCAGAGAAGCTCCAGAGAGCAGGGAAGGTTCTCCGCAACGCCATCCTGTCCAGAGCCCCACACATGATTCGAGACAGGAAGTACCACCTCAAGACATACAG ACAATGCTGTGTAGGCACAGAGCTGGTGGACTGGTTGGTGCTGCAGAGTGCCTGTGTTCTCACACGGTCCCATGCTGTTGGGATGTGGCAGGCTCTACTAGAAGAAGGGGTGCTCAATCATG TGGACCAGGAGCTGGGTTTCCAGGACAAGTACCTGTTTTACCGTTTTCTTGAcgatgaggaggaggacacgCCGTTGCCtagtgaggaggagaagagggagagtGAGGAGGAGCTGCCAGAGACCATCCTCTTCCTCGCTCAGATTGGCCCTGACGCACTGCTGCGCATGATCCTCAGGAAATC GCCTGGTCAGAGGACAGGGGATGACCTAGAGATCATCTACGATGAGCTGCTTCACATCAAGGCCTTAGCTCACCTCTCCAACACT GTGAAGAGGGAACTGGCGAGCGTCGTGATCTTCGAGTCGCATGCAAAAGCTGGAACTGTGT TGTTCAACCAAGGAGAAGAGGGCACATCATGGTACATCATCCAGAAGGGTTCTGTCAATGTGGTTATCTACGGCAAG GGTGTGGTGTGTACACTCCACGAGGGGGATGACTTTGGGAAGTTGGCCCTGGTTACAGATTCACCTCGTGCTGCCTCCATCGTCCTGAGAGAGGACAACTGTCACTTCCTACGTGTGGACAAGGAAGACTTCAACAGGATACTCAGG GATGTGGAAGCCAACACAGTGCGTTTGAAAGAGCATGAACAAGCTGTGCTGGTGTTAGAAAAGAGTCCTCGTGCTTCCACCCTGGGAAGCATCAA ATACACTGTGATATCAGGAACACCAGAGAAGATTCTCGAGCACTTCCTGGAGACCATGAGGATGGACATACATCACAGTGAACCAG ACCCAGCAGTGGATGATTTTGTCCTCATGCACAGTGTCTTCATGCCCAACAGCCAGCTGTGCCCTCTCCTCATGGCACA CTACCATGCGGCCTCTCCACCCGGGTCTGAACAGGAGAGGATGGAGTATGCTCTCAACAGTAAGAGGAGGGCCCTCATTCTGGCCCTGCGTtgggccaacacacacacgtacctGCTACAGGAGGAGCCTGCTGCAATCTCTTTCCTTGAG GAGTTGTATGGGAGTTTATCAAATGATTCCCGGATGTTGAGAGCTTTGAAAGACTTAGTTCCTGACCTGGAGAAAATCGTCAAATTACA TTCAGAAGAAGCCAAATCCACAAAAAAG AAAACTCTAATACGACAGTTCAGCAATGGAGAGGAGAGGCTGCAGAAGAAACAGCCTATTAGGAATCACGATGACA TCCTTTTAAAGGTGTACTGCAGTGATCACACATACACCACTATCCGGGTTGCCGTGGCAGCGACAGGAAGAGAAGTGATCAGCGCTGTGACCGACAAAATTAGCACAACTGATGAACTTGTGTTGGTCCACCTCAGTTCTGCAAGCG AAAAACAAATCCTGAAGCCCAATGACGTTTCAGTGTTTTCTACTCTGGGCATCAACGGGCGATTGTTTGCCTGTCCTCGAGACCAGCTCAGCGGTCTG ACTCCTCTTCCAGACCAGGAGGGTCCGTCTGCAGGCTCCATGTCAACTTTTGAGCTGATGAGCTCTAAGGACCTGGCTTACCAAATGACCATGTTTGACTGGGAGCTCTTCAGCTGTGTGCATGAG catGAGCTGCTCTACCACACATTCGGCCGGCAGAGCTTTAGAAGAACCACGGCTAATCTGGACCTGTTTCTGCGGAGGTTCAACCAGGTTCAGCTGTGGGTGGTCACTGAGGTGTGCCTCTGTGGACAGCTCAGCAAGAGAGTCCAGCTCCTCAAAAAGTTCATTAAGATCGCAGCACA CTGTCGGGAGTTTAAGAACCTGAACTCTTTCTTTGCCATCATTATGGGGATGAGCAACCCTGCTGTCAGCAGACTGAGCCAGACGTGGGAG AAACTCCCCACCAAGTTTAAGAAGTTCTATGCTGAGTTTGAGAGTATGATG GACCCATCAAGAAACCACCGGTCCTACCGACTCACTGTCACCAAACTGGAACCGCCAATCATCCCCTTCATGCCCCTCCTTCTCAAAG ATATGACATTTACACATGAGGGCAACAAGACCTTCATTGACAGTATGGTCAATTTTGAGAAAATG CGTATTATAGCCAACACAATTCGGCAAGTGAGGCACTGTAGAAGCCAACCATTCA ATCCCGACATATGCCAACCCAACAAAAATCAAGCAGACGTACGGGGTTATGTCAGGAAGCTCTGCGTGGTTGACAACCAGAGGGCACTGACGCAGCTCTCCTACAGGCTGGAGCCTCGGCGGACATGA
- the LOC125902486 gene encoding rap guanine nucleotide exchange factor 4-like isoform X1, whose translation MVAVQMSPNSSPSAEWICCLDKRPSERSGEDVDIILTRLREVKAFHRFPPPLLLQICACAFYECLEKGITLFRQGDIGTSWYAVLSGSLDVKVSETANHQDAVTICTLGIGTAFGESILDNTPRHATIVSRETSELLRIEQREFKSLWEKYRQSLAGLLAPPYGAMESGSNNDRLADKDNMNSDSANKAHNKIPSEKLQRAGKVLRNAILSRAPHMIRDRKYHLKTYRQCCVGTELVDWLVLQSACVLTRSHAVGMWQALLEEGVLNHVDQELGFQDKYLFYRFLDDEEEDTPLPSEEEKRESEEELPETILFLAQIGPDALLRMILRKSPGQRTGDDLEIIYDELLHIKALAHLSNTVKRELASVVIFESHAKAGTVLFNQGEEGTSWYIIQKGSVNVVIYGKGVVCTLHEGDDFGKLALVTDSPRAASIVLREDNCHFLRVDKEDFNRILRDVEANTVRLKEHEQAVLVLEKSPRASTLGSIKYTVISGTPEKILEHFLETMRMDIHHSEPDPAVDDFVLMHSVFMPNSQLCPLLMAHYHAASPPGSEQERMEYALNSKRRALILALRWANTHTYLLQEEPAAISFLEELYGSLSNDSRMLRALKDLVPDLEKIVKLHSEEAKSTKKKTLIRQFSNGEERLQKKQPIRNHDDILLKVYCSDHTYTTIRVAVAATGREVISAVTDKISTTDELVLVHLSSASEKQILKPNDVSVFSTLGINGRLFACPRDQLSGLTPLPDQEGPSAGSMSTFELMSSKDLAYQMTMFDWELFSCVHEHELLYHTFGRQSFRRTTANLDLFLRRFNQVQLWVVTEVCLCGQLSKRVQLLKKFIKIAAHCREFKNLNSFFAIIMGMSNPAVSRLSQTWEKLPTKFKKFYAEFESMMDPSRNHRSYRLTVTKLEPPIIPFMPLLLKDMTFTHEGNKTFIDSMVNFEKMRIIANTIRQVRHCRSQPFNPDICQPNKNQADVRGYVRKLCVVDNQRALTQLSYRLEPRRT comes from the exons GCCCTCGGAGCGCTCGGGAGAGGATGTGGACATCATTCTGACCAGATTGAGAGAGGTCAAAGCCTTCCATAGGTTCCCACCTCCGCTCTTACTGCAGATCTGTGCCTGTGCCTTCTATGAGTGCCTGGAGAAAGGCATCACAT TGTTTCGACAGGGAGACATAGGCACCAGCTGGTATGCTGTGTTGTCCGGCTCTCTTGACGTCAAAGTGTCAGAAACAGCCAACCACCAG GATGCCGTCACTATCTGTACACTGGGGATCGGGACAGCGTTCGGGGAGTCCATCCTGGACAACACACCACGCCATGCTACCATTGTCAGCAGAGAGACCAGCGAGCTACTCCGCATAGAACAGAGGGAATTCAAGAGCCTCTGGGAG AAGTATCGTCAGAGCTTGGCTGGACTACTGGCCCCTCCTTATGGAGCTATGGAGAGTGGATCCAACAATGACA GACTCGCAGACAAAGACAACATGAACTCAGACTCTGCAAACAAAGCTCACAACAAG ATCCCTTCAGAGAAGCTCCAGAGAGCAGGGAAGGTTCTCCGCAACGCCATCCTGTCCAGAGCCCCACACATGATTCGAGACAGGAAGTACCACCTCAAGACATACAG ACAATGCTGTGTAGGCACAGAGCTGGTGGACTGGTTGGTGCTGCAGAGTGCCTGTGTTCTCACACGGTCCCATGCTGTTGGGATGTGGCAGGCTCTACTAGAAGAAGGGGTGCTCAATCATG TGGACCAGGAGCTGGGTTTCCAGGACAAGTACCTGTTTTACCGTTTTCTTGAcgatgaggaggaggacacgCCGTTGCCtagtgaggaggagaagagggagagtGAGGAGGAGCTGCCAGAGACCATCCTCTTCCTCGCTCAGATTGGCCCTGACGCACTGCTGCGCATGATCCTCAGGAAATC GCCTGGTCAGAGGACAGGGGATGACCTAGAGATCATCTACGATGAGCTGCTTCACATCAAGGCCTTAGCTCACCTCTCCAACACT GTGAAGAGGGAACTGGCGAGCGTCGTGATCTTCGAGTCGCATGCAAAAGCTGGAACTGTGT TGTTCAACCAAGGAGAAGAGGGCACATCATGGTACATCATCCAGAAGGGTTCTGTCAATGTGGTTATCTACGGCAAG GGTGTGGTGTGTACACTCCACGAGGGGGATGACTTTGGGAAGTTGGCCCTGGTTACAGATTCACCTCGTGCTGCCTCCATCGTCCTGAGAGAGGACAACTGTCACTTCCTACGTGTGGACAAGGAAGACTTCAACAGGATACTCAGG GATGTGGAAGCCAACACAGTGCGTTTGAAAGAGCATGAACAAGCTGTGCTGGTGTTAGAAAAGAGTCCTCGTGCTTCCACCCTGGGAAGCATCAA ATACACTGTGATATCAGGAACACCAGAGAAGATTCTCGAGCACTTCCTGGAGACCATGAGGATGGACATACATCACAGTGAACCAG ACCCAGCAGTGGATGATTTTGTCCTCATGCACAGTGTCTTCATGCCCAACAGCCAGCTGTGCCCTCTCCTCATGGCACA CTACCATGCGGCCTCTCCACCCGGGTCTGAACAGGAGAGGATGGAGTATGCTCTCAACAGTAAGAGGAGGGCCCTCATTCTGGCCCTGCGTtgggccaacacacacacgtacctGCTACAGGAGGAGCCTGCTGCAATCTCTTTCCTTGAG GAGTTGTATGGGAGTTTATCAAATGATTCCCGGATGTTGAGAGCTTTGAAAGACTTAGTTCCTGACCTGGAGAAAATCGTCAAATTACA TTCAGAAGAAGCCAAATCCACAAAAAAG AAAACTCTAATACGACAGTTCAGCAATGGAGAGGAGAGGCTGCAGAAGAAACAGCCTATTAGGAATCACGATGACA TCCTTTTAAAGGTGTACTGCAGTGATCACACATACACCACTATCCGGGTTGCCGTGGCAGCGACAGGAAGAGAAGTGATCAGCGCTGTGACCGACAAAATTAGCACAACTGATGAACTTGTGTTGGTCCACCTCAGTTCTGCAAGCG AAAAACAAATCCTGAAGCCCAATGACGTTTCAGTGTTTTCTACTCTGGGCATCAACGGGCGATTGTTTGCCTGTCCTCGAGACCAGCTCAGCGGTCTG ACTCCTCTTCCAGACCAGGAGGGTCCGTCTGCAGGCTCCATGTCAACTTTTGAGCTGATGAGCTCTAAGGACCTGGCTTACCAAATGACCATGTTTGACTGGGAGCTCTTCAGCTGTGTGCATGAG catGAGCTGCTCTACCACACATTCGGCCGGCAGAGCTTTAGAAGAACCACGGCTAATCTGGACCTGTTTCTGCGGAGGTTCAACCAGGTTCAGCTGTGGGTGGTCACTGAGGTGTGCCTCTGTGGACAGCTCAGCAAGAGAGTCCAGCTCCTCAAAAAGTTCATTAAGATCGCAGCACA CTGTCGGGAGTTTAAGAACCTGAACTCTTTCTTTGCCATCATTATGGGGATGAGCAACCCTGCTGTCAGCAGACTGAGCCAGACGTGGGAG AAACTCCCCACCAAGTTTAAGAAGTTCTATGCTGAGTTTGAGAGTATGATG GACCCATCAAGAAACCACCGGTCCTACCGACTCACTGTCACCAAACTGGAACCGCCAATCATCCCCTTCATGCCCCTCCTTCTCAAAG ATATGACATTTACACATGAGGGCAACAAGACCTTCATTGACAGTATGGTCAATTTTGAGAAAATG CGTATTATAGCCAACACAATTCGGCAAGTGAGGCACTGTAGAAGCCAACCATTCA ATCCCGACATATGCCAACCCAACAAAAATCAAGCAGACGTACGGGGTTATGTCAGGAAGCTCTGCGTGGTTGACAACCAGAGGGCACTGACGCAGCTCTCCTACAGGCTGGAGCCTCGGCGGACATGA